The Hevea brasiliensis isolate MT/VB/25A 57/8 chromosome 9, ASM3005281v1, whole genome shotgun sequence nucleotide sequence aatgtttatccttgggagtatactttttcaagaatttcttatatttgcttcctcccttcttgaaagctcttttgaattttcttacaagcatagccatttcatcatcattatcacttgaagcacttgagttgtcacttgagtcaaatTTGAATATAACtcttttcttcttatcttcatccttgtttgacttgagagcaatgcttttcttcttcttttgctcattttcaacttcatctttcttacataccatctcatgtgcaatgagagatccaatgagttcatcataagtgaatatttttaaaatccttggtatcttggataactgttgtctttgcttcccaagattttggaagtgatctaagaattttcttcacaagtttagcttcctcaaattttttaccaagtgctttgagaagatttacaagatcagtaaaccttgtactcatatccgcaattgattctcctggcttcATTTCGAACAGCTCATAATCTCAGATAAGGAGGTTTGCTTTAGACTCTTTgacgacatcagttccttcataagtgacctcaagcttatcccaaatttccttagcagattgacatcttgaaacacgattgtattcattaagatcaagtgagcaatgcaaaatattaatagctttagcatttatagaaattttcttctaatcattgtcatcatattcatcttcatgttttggtACTTTTGTAGTTCcttgaccattcttttgaggaacatgtggaccatttttaataattctccatgcatcaatatctacagattgtataaaatttctcattcttactttccaaaatgaataattagtgccattaaagagtggtggtctagtaattgagtagccttcagctagtggtgcgggtataccggcagtgttgctagatgaaccagccattatggatcactccaaggttgtaacaccctaagcaagagagacaagctctgataccaatttgttgtcccaaaatagtccaagaggggggtgaattggactttaataatttttcggcccttgcttgtagtcTAATGAAAAATTATGGTTTTGTTCAGCTAGGTGCtcctttatatataataaaagtaatatgtgtttcaataatgtccctaaattgcaattcaagctttaatcaatatttatagcaatttttaacataacatgcatcacaaaatattcaactaatttctcaacttactcaatatatcctcaagtatatcaactcaatctattcaatcaacattcaatatcatgtataaaaattaaattgcacaaaagtaaggaggttaaggttagagagatcaaatataatgatttttatagtggttcgacttaactagcctacattcactctctcaaagaaccatctttaagtcttctctccactatttgctcttttaaaggcaagagaccaaaagctctttacaacttttcaacaccaagcttttaccaaagtAGCTTGAATccttgacaagtgctatctcaagcactcacactctcaagcttcaataggtatttgtacaacctctcttaaatgtaacttaatgttttaacactcactcttactcaatacaaatcaaactataaagaagagataagttgatttgccaatggtagctcaaagactttaaagctcttgaatgaaagcaataaataaaaaatcaaggtTTAAgtgcaaatgtaagctttcatcaagtgtaaaatgaagtaaagaaagtgtatttatagtcccaaattattttaaaccgtttgaaacctttttggaacattatacactctgttctaagcgaaatagccattattttgtctttttgtgcgaagataagcaactctgatcatttagcaaactaatgaaattttggcaacagtagtaaactggttagtaaactaatgttttagctaacacattagcaaactaatatttagCAAACaggttagcaaactaatttacctGATGCCTGTTACAAATTGTAATCTTAAACAAATGATTTTAGaccttaagaaaaaaaaaaaaatatatatatatatatatatatatatatatatatatatatatatatatatactccaataatagtatccaaggtcatgatgagagaaaaatttataaaataattagaagataaagtttcatttttgagctctattcgactaaactttcatctattctttttacacaagtcttaagactcaatttctaactctatgactttcatacatTTACTTTGATTCTTGGCTTacataatcttgttctttctcatcttggatttatcttgagatgcctttgagtattctttctccttagatgcaacttcaaaggttctttataaataagagaaagaatctacacatcactttaaagttgggttagatagattctgtttgagttttgttatcatcaaaatcaatgctcattttgagctatacGGGATCAACAGGTTTCTAATAgttttaatttgttttaaaaattaattattgttaACAACTGATTCACAAATttgttgcaaataaaaaaaaattgggtAGGCATTTTTGGAGGAAAAAAATCTGTTGCAAAATCGATTACTATTAGTAATCGATTAAAATCGATTGCAAAAATCAGTTACTATTAGCAATTAATTTCGTAAAtcgattacaaataaaaaaaataaaataaaaaattagactAAAATTTTTTGAGAGAAAAATTAGTTATAAAAATCGATTACTGTTAGCAACTGATTCGCAAATCCGTTGCAaatcgaaaaaaaaaaattaggtaagaattttttagagaaaaaaaatttaacaactaATTTATAATTGATTACAAAAATCGATTACTATTAGCAACCGACAAGGAATCGATTGcaaataacaattaatttgagtAACTGATTGCAAATTGATTGCTAACTCTGGAGCCAATTAAAATAATGCTTTAATTTAGTAGCCGATTCCCTAAATTAATTGTTATTAGCAACAGATTCCCTAAATCGGTTATTATTAGCAACCGACTAAgaaatcggttgctaatagcaatcaattttaaaatcgtTTGCTAATCGTATAATTAAGGTTTTTTTAATATTGATTAGTAATCGATTTAACAACTAATTATAAATCAGTTactattagcaaccgatttataatcagttgctaaatttttttaaaattaacaattttacttaaaaaaaaatcacaaatcGGTTACATAATTAATTGCTAATGGCAATCGATTTCAATTAACTATAATCGATCACAAAATTAATTGTTTGTTGTAGtgaaaaatactcaatttttaaaaatatttttgaataGTTCCAAACTTGATCAATTTATTATTAGCTAGCTTcatacaaataattttataaacataaagaaattgagaagaaaaggaagaattaATGTAACTCACAAGGGAGAAGTAAAGGATTATGTTTGCGAGACACGTTTAGTGGTGCTGTTATATATCTTGTATGCACTATAAGAAAAATATTAATGTTCGGATcctttagtaattatcaattattttattaattattaacgaTTATATATAAATCGTTaatgattaattatttatataatgacttaaaataaaaatatttattataagtaATTGTTAGataaaaataatgatattatCGCTCACTCAATCTCTAAAAGTTATTAGGTATAACTTTTCATGAAACACTCGTTAACTTTAAAtgctaatataaatattatgtcatcaaataaataaaatactaaaaACTACCTTAAAAGTGATTTTCAAACAGACCTAAAGCTTACGAGTTCACATTCTAATTAAGCCGAATAAAAAAGCAATGTGGAGGAGAACCGGAAAAGGAAGGGTATTTTTGGATCCCACTCAACCACATGCGCACGAAACTTCCATGGGAATCAAGGGCCCTCCAACTATAATTTGAGTCCAAGAAAGAATAATCATTTTCTTCATTATCATCACCATTCCTATATGAAATCTAGCCACTGTAGAAACCTCAGCTTATTTCTATAAATACTATGCCATATAAAACATCATAACCAACCTCATCTCCTTGCtcccaaaaaaaaataaaataaaataaaaacatcagAGCAGAAAGAAAGATTTTGAGTGAGAAAGAACCATGAGGCCACCTGCAGCTGCTGCAATCAACTCCACTGCTAGTGCAGCTCGTGCGTACGGCAGCGGATTAGAGCACTGGAAGTCTCCGATCCCTTACCTATTTGGAGGGTTTGCTGTGATGTTTGGACTCGTCGCCATGGCATTGATTATTCTAGTTTGCTATTATGAAACTTCACCATCCAATTCACCTCCTGATGATGTTGATGAGGCTCAAAAAAAATCTCATCTCAGTATGCGGCCCTTGGAGATGGAGCCAAAGATTGTCGTCATCATGGCTGGTGATTATAACCCTACTTACTTGGCCAACCCTGTGCCTTGCACTTGCCAATCTCATCAACAACTGTAACTTATATCTATCATCCATCTTTTAGGCCTCTCTGTCGCAAACTGATCACTTCCTttccatttttcttcattttttttctgCTTTCTGATGAGATTTAGGCTTTTCTTGGAGTTTGCgggaatatatatgtaaattgatGAGAACTCATAATAAATCAAGGATATGtgctattatatatttatttacatGTCTTGCTTGAAGGAATATATAAATCTTGTTTAAAAGAAATGATAGAATTTAACCAGTTTAGACTGGCAGAATTTTGTTTACACCATTTATCAATTTTTTGCGTACATATATATATTACGATAACTATGAGATCTCaaattcaaattaatatttgtaaataAGGTTTCTTTCATGCATATAATTAAGAAGAGAAGACGAATACTCCATCTTGGAATTAAAGAAAATAATGGGGATCGAACTTAGGTAGAGATGAGCAGTGAATTAATCTATGAGTGCATTGTCTGTCCATtatgtttgaaaaaaaaaatgacaagGAATTATTTTATGGAGGACCACTTTCAATTATAATGACTAGGACAGGATCAGAAATTTCTCTTGGGTGACATCAACATATATAATCTTTTACGGGTCATAATCAACCACATTGATAGCAGATGATAGCTATGCTTGCTAGCTATATATGATTTGTATTGCAACAGCAAGTTTCAAGGTttcacattttgatcatttttctaaCAATATTAGTGTTAGGTTTATCTCATCACCATGAAGTTTCATCACAATCTTTATCCACACTCAAGAGAAACAGTTCAGATTGCTTTAATAATTCTCAAACCTTTTACTGTATTTGGCCACATGATATATGTTTAATTGATTCTCAATGTGAAATGATTAGATCACTAGAAAATTCGAACTCTTATACACCATTAactttaaagaaaatttttaattttagcgaTTTCCACACCTTCAAATCTTATTATTATAGAAACAATTCGCCATGTTTTACATATGCATTAGCTCTCTTTTTGACATTGCTATTATGAATCAAGCGTCTCTAACACGTTTGCATTAGCTAGCTCTCCATTAAGGGTCtcatgattttaatttctctAATGTTGGAAAGgattagtaatattgtcatgagTTCTTTTGATCAATCTGATAATAATGTTAACCTGTAACACATATATAGGGTGAAGTTAGCAACTTATGATAAGCCACTCTAACACTCaagttaataaaatatttttagagAATGTGAGTAGATTGTTGTACCAAAATGAGTAGAGTAAGCGTACTTGACTTGTGGTGTTATTCCAATATTTATAGATTGATGTTTTAGTAGTCGTTGCAGGAATTTCAAGATTGTTCGATTATGATTCTGAGATTCTAGGTGAAGATGCCTGTCACAGTTACATAATTTTTAATAGTCAGTTATCTGAGCTATGAAACCGAACTATTTGAATGAGGTAAGTTGTTAAGTTAATTCAGACTATTGCTTGGCTAATTGTTACCTGTTTATCCAATGCTTTGACTATTTAAACAAGCCAATTAATCATGGGATATCATGATTGACTATTTGATCAAGCCATTTGACTCAATTTCTTAGATGCGCTCTATTCGATAATTAGTAAAGatatatatagaaaaataaaCTGAAGTGGGTATTGGAGAAAAACCTGTCTAAACATAAAAATAAGCTGACCCAATTACCCTATGGTCATTCTTGGGTCTTCAACTATGTATATGTATCGAAAATAGTCACCAGATCGATGGGtcttcaaaaataaaattattagccAGCTATCTTTGCCAAATGGGAGAACTGGATTAGGTACAAAAAATAGATGTGGCCACTCGAAAATGTTAATTCCTAACGTGTAATACTGTTATTATTGGGAGACAAAGAAATTTAGAGGGTTAAGTGTGGAATAGACAAAGGAGCAAGTAAAAAGTTGTGGCTTTCATAACCATGGCAAATAAGTCTAAGCACGAGTGCATTCTACATCAGCAATGACACCAACTTCCACTAGGTTCTCTACTATACgttaattttttcaaaaaataaaaaagtctTTTTTCTCTTCTTGAAGTATTGATCGAGATTGATCCCAGCTAGTTGCATGTAAGCCCACACAGCAAAGTGGAACCAGAAGAGTACATGCATAAGAATCTCAATACAGAAGAACTAACTAGCTAGACTCAGTAGTGTGTATTTAATATTGCACAGAATATTTAAAAGATATTAATAGAGTACAGAATTTCATTAGCTTTGCACTTCATGTAATTATTAATCAGTATCCACTCCATGTAATTAGTATCCACTCCATGTAGTGATTGAGAATATATATCTTGGTTTAAAAGTTTCATATTAGATTCAGTGCAAATGGCTCAATATTAGTAATTTTCTTCTTTACTTTTTGGTGTGTTTTTAAtcattatttctcaatcattagcCCTTCAAAGGAACAGATAGCCAAATTAATCTTACTGATCCTTCAAAcgaataaatagccaaaaattcaataccttataatttaaaaataatttttgttgaaaaaaaaatttaattacttttttttttataagagttGAGGAAGTAGAGACCCAACCTGATATTTGCAAAACGGGTAAGCAATAGACGTCATGTAGTTTTTCTTGAACGGCGACCACATGCAGCACGACATTGCTTCCATTTACAACGATTGTCGTTTCCTCAGATAAGATAAAGAAAATGGTTTGATCTTGACCGTATCCCCGGTTTAGGTGTTCAATACGGACCGTCAGATTTACCTATAAAATCCTCCTTTTGCAACCTAGTTTCTTCTTTTGCTTTCCCAAAGCGCGTTATCGATAGGGAAGAGAGAGACTAACCTGTTCCCGGCCGATCCAGCCTTCCCCATCTAGGGCGACACCTCCATTCATCTTTCCGATGAGAGAAAGCCACAGCAGAGCGAAAATTGGGGTGAAAAATCGCTGAAAGTGAGAGAAAGAACCTGAAACACCTCTCATTTCCTACCATATCCCTTACTGGGGATTTCGCCGACGGCGCCGCGGCTTCTCCTCCTCTTCGATACGCCCAAGCCGGACCTCGTCTAGACGCTCCAACAACGTCGGAGATAGCCAAATACTGTACCGAAGAGAATCATTTCAACCGAGGAACACAAAAAGGAGAAGGGAAGAAGGTGTTTTTCGCTTGTAGAACAGATCTAGGCACCCAAAATGGCTGCTGGaaaagaggaggaagtagaggtTCAAGATGAGCTAGCAGATTCATTGAATGATCTCTTCACCAGTGTCTGCACCATGGTCAAAGGCGAACTTCAGGTCTCAATTTCAAAACCTAAAAACCTCATCTTTCTGTAGTCCCTTACTTTGCTTCCAAATTGATTATGTTTGACCTTAGTATTCTTATTATTCATGGTTACAGGGGACAAATAATCTGATGGAACTCGTAGAGAAAATGAATCTGAAAGTGGCCGAAGAGTATAAAGGTTTTGGGGATGTGGCTTCTGGATTGAGGGTTTTTGTGGAGCAGTTGAAGTCAAAAAGTGGTAGTTTTGATCAGTATGTTCAGCAAATTGATGCAATAGAGCGGCAAGTAACTGAATTTGAGGCTGTAATTTCAATGCTTGATAAATATGTTTCCTTGTTAGAATCAAAAGTTCAATCTGTGTACCAACATCCACCTTCATGAAGGAAAGTGGATAAGGTCAGAAATTGAGAATGAGAATGGTTTGTGAAAGTGAATTTTTTTTCCCTGCAAATTTGGTTGTTTGGTTTCAATTTTCTCTTCGAATGTTCAGTTTTGATTGTGTAAGCAGTCATCTTTACatcataattttattaacaaaattaatGTCTCTGTCCTTTCTTCAAGATTGTCAATTGACTAAGATCAGTAGAAATGCTGATAAGGTAGCTGACTGGGTACCAACTAGCGAGGAATGCTTTTAGTATGTAAATTGTAGTTCTTTCTTCTTAGCAACTAGCAAGGAATCCTCTGCCTTCCAAGGCAGTTCTTCTTAATGAAAGATTTAACATCTTCTGTTCAAACTAATGAAAATAGTTTTGTGGGCAATGTAAATTCATTAGTTTCAGTGGATCTGTTGCCAATAATCATGATTTTAAACTAATGCCAAAGTTTTTCCTCCTCCAGTCGATACTTGGCATTAGGTTAAAATTCTGGCGCAGAACGATGCAACCCAACCCCATTTAGGTCGAGTGTGGGCAAGAGCAAAGGTTTTTGATGGCATGCTAAGGTCAACATACAAGTGAGATAAAGTGCCTCATTTTCCCGTCCTTGTCAATGTGCCTTTCGAGTTTTCCAAAGAAAAACGTTGTTTTCTGTGGACCTACAAGTCATAACATGTCTGGTCCGGTACTACTAAGAAATTTCGCGAATGTTCTCACATTTTCTTGACGCGTTGAGTGGAGTGGTGATGATTCTGTTTCTTCTCTTACATTCTCAATTCATCCATCTAAAACATTTTGATAGAAATTCCGAATCTTTACCGTTGCAATGTTTTAGCAATTCACCCATATTGCCATTCCTTGGAAAAGAACCAATCGTGTTTCGTAAAATGTGTCCCAAAATGAACCTCAGCCATATAAGAATTTCAAGCAGTTTCCTTGTAAGAGCAGAAATGTCATTTTGGATGGAAAACAGAACAGCAGCAGCAGCTCAGCTAAAAGCATCGCAGACTTGGTTATATATAAATGGATAATGGGTTTTATTTGCTATCTTATTCTTCCGTCAGAAATGGTTCCGAACTTTTCTTGGCATTGT carries:
- the LOC110671618 gene encoding protein GLUTAMINE DUMPER 6 translates to MRPPAAAAINSTASAARAYGSGLEHWKSPIPYLFGGFAVMFGLVAMALIILVCYYETSPSNSPPDDVDEAQKKSHLSMRPLEMEPKIVVIMAGDYNPTYLANPIDVLVVVAGISRLFDYDSEILGEDACHSYIIFNSQLSEL
- the LOC110670804 gene encoding biogenesis of lysosome-related organelles complex 1 subunit 2: MAAGKEEEVEVQDELADSLNDLFTSVCTMVKGELQGTNNLMELVEKMNLKVAEEYKGFGDVASGLRVFVEQLKSKSGSFDQYVQQIDAIERQVTEFEAVISMLDKYVSLLESKVQSVYQHPPS